In the genome of Streptomyces lydicus, the window GGAGATCACCCGGCTCCCCCTGGTGGACCACCACGTCCACGGCGCCCTCCGCCACGACGCCGACCGCGCCGCCCTGGAGCAGATGCTCACCGAGTCCGACCGCCCGATCCCGCCGTGGATGACCCAGTTCGACTCGCAGATCGGCTTCGCCGTCCGCCGCTGGTGCGCCCCGGTCCTCGGCCTCGAACCGCACGCCGCCCCCGAGGCCTACCTGGCCAGGCGCGCCGAACTCGGAACCGACGAGGTCAACCGCAGACTGCTCGAAGCCTCGGGCATCGGCCACTACCTCCTGGAGACCGGCTACAAGGGGGAGGACATCCTCGGGCTCCAGGGCATGGCGGACGCCTCGGGGCGCCCTGTCGACGAGGTGGTGCGCCTGGAAACCGTACTGGAGGACGTGGTGCGCGACGGGGTCACCGCCGACGGGCTCCCCGACCGGTTCCGGGCGGTCCTGGCCGCGCGCACGGTCACCGCGGTCGGCCTCAAGAGCATCATCGCCTACCGTCACGGCTTCGACTTCGACCCCGGACGCCCCGACGACCGCGAGGTGACCGCCGCCGCGGGCGCCTGGCTCGCCGAGTACGAAGCCACCGGCACCCTCCGCGTGAGCCACCCGGTACTGCTGCGCTTCGCCCTGTGGTGCGGCGTCGACCGCGGTCTGCCGATCCAGCTGCACGCCGGATACGGCGACCCGGACGTCGAACTCCACCGCTGCGACCCACTGTTGCTCACCCGGTTCATCAAGAACGTGGAGCCACACGGCACCGACCTACTGCTGTTGCACTGCTACCCCTTCCAGCGCAACGCGGGCTACCTCGCCCAGGTGTTCCCGCACGTCTACTTCGACGTCGGACTCGGCATCAACTACACCGGCGTACGCTCCGACGCCGTCATCGCCGAATCGCTGGAGCTCGCCCCCTTCGCCAAGATCCTCTTCTCCTCCGACGCCTGGGGGCCGCCGGAACTGCACCACCTCGGCGCCCTGCTGTGGCGTCGCGGCATGGCCAAGGCCATCGCCGCATGGACCGAGAGCGGGGAGTGGGACGTAGGAGAAGCCCTCAAGGTGGTGCGCATGACGGGCCACGACAACGCCCGCCGCGTCTACCGTCTGGAGGACCGGACATGACCGGCATGACCGGCCACCTGGCCGCGCTGGCCGCCGCGCTCGACGAGGAACTGCCGGCCGCCGCGGCACTGCGCCATCGCCTCCACGCCCGCCCCTGCCTGTCCGGCGCCGAAGCCCCCACCCGCGACCTGGTGCTCGCCGCACTGCCCGCGGGCTCCGCCACCCAGGTCGCCGACACCGGCGCCGTCCTCCGGATCGGCGGACCGGGCCCCGCCGTCGCCGTCCGCGCCGAACTCGACGCCCTCGCGGTACAGGAGAAGAGCGGCGCGGCATGGGCGTCCGCACACCCCGGCCTCATGCACGCCTGCGGCCACGACGTCCATCTGGCCGCGCTCACCGCGCTGGCCCGGGCCGTCGACCGCACCGGCGGCCCTGCCCCCCTGCTGGCCGTCCTGCAACCGAGGGAGGAGACCTACCCCTCCGGAGCCCGGGACATCGTCGAGGACGGCATCCTCGACCGGGAGCAGTGCCGGGCGGTGATCGGAGCGCATGTGCAGCCTCTGCTGCCGGCCGGCACCGTCGCCTGCACCCCCGGCGGCGTCAACGCCTCGGCCGACGAGTTCACGATCACGGTGCGGGGCCGCAGCGGCCACGCCGCCTACCCACACCTCACCCGCGATCCCGTCGTCGCCCTGGCCCATGTCGTCGTCGCCCTGCAGAGCCTGGTCAGCCGCGGTACCGACCCCATGTCGCACGTGGTGCTCACGGTCGGCACGCTCGCGGCCGGTACCGCCGCCAACGTCATCCCCGGCACCGCCGAGGCCCGCGGCACCCTGCGCGCACTGGGCACCGACGACCGCGAAATGCTGCACACCCGGCTGGCCGAGGTCGCCGCACTGGTGGCACAGACCCATGGCTGCACCGCGCAGACCGACATCATCCGCGGCGAGCCCGTCCTCGACAACGACCCGGCGCTGACCGCCGCCACAAAACCGCTGCTCGACACGCTCGGCCTGAGCGCCGGAGACGATCTGCGCTCCGCCGGCTCCGACGACTTCTCCTTCTTCTGCGCGCATCTGCCGTCCCTGATGCTGTTCGTCGGCACCCACGGCGGCACCGAACAACTGCATTCGCCCACGTTCCTGCCCCCCGACGAGCGGATCCGCGACATCGCCCACGCCATGCTCGCCGGCTACCTGGCCGCCGCGGAACAGCTCGCCTGAACAGCTCACCTGAACTCCCCACCGCCTTCGCACCCTTCACCCACCTCCGCGCCTCGCGCCTCGGCGCCTCCGCCCCCGCCCGGCTGACGTCCCGTGACATCACCGCGCACGCGCCCTCACTCACAACGCCTGCGCCTGCACCTGCACCTGCACCTGCACCTGCACCTGGCTGAGGTGTGGCCCGCGCTGCCGGTGTAGGTCGGTGGAACGACTTCTGGCCGGGGACTGGCTTGTTGCCCCGGCCGACGCCGGACGGGGACAGCGAGGGTGCCGCCGACGCCGAGGCAGCCAGGTCCGGAACTCCCGGATGTCGGCAGGCACTCCAGAAACTCCGTGTATGTCGCCCGGCCGCACCACCCGATCAGTGCCCGAACCGAAACTGCCCAGTGATCGACACAACTTCTGGGGAAAACACCTAGACTGCCCGCGTTCAGAGTCGACACAGGGAAGGAATCACAACGGTATGGTTCAGGCCACCGATGAGCAGTTGTTGACCACCCCGATCGACCAGCGCTACTTCGAAGACTACGTGCCGGGTTCGACCTATGTGTTCGGCACCGCGACCGTCGACGAGAAGCAAATCGTCGAGTTCGCCAAGGAATACGACCCGCAGTTCTTTCACGTCGATCCGGTCGCCGCTGCCGACGGGCCGTTCGGCGGCCTGATCGCGAGCGGTTGGCAGACCGCGGCGCTGATGATGCGGCTGTTCGCCCGGCACTACCTGTCCAGCGTGGCGAGCCTGGGTGGCCCCGGCGCGGACGACCTGCGCTGGCTGCGCCCCGTCCGCCCGGGCGATGTACTGACCCTTCGCGTCACCGTGCTGGAGGCCAAGGCCTCGAACTCCAAGCCCGATCGTGGACTCGTCCGCTCGCTCGCCGAGCTGCTCGACCCGGTGGGCGAACCCGTCTTCAAAGCCACCGTGCTGAACCTCCTGCGCCGCCGCACCGCGGGCCACTGAACCCGCCCTCTCCCGTCATTACTTCGGAGAGGCTTTAGTGGTGCTTGATGGCCGGGCCTGCCCGCCCGCGCCGGCGAATTCGGGAGTCAGCGGAAGTGAAAAGGTAAGAGCTGCCCCGCAAAAGTTCTTGGGTGCGGTCCATTCCGCGAACGATCATCGACGGAGGATGCACTCATCTTCACGACACCCGCACGGTGCTCCGTTCCAACACGGCCATAGGAAGGGCAATCCAGTCGGTCACGTCCGGGGCAGAGGGCTTGCGAGGAGACGAATCCATACGCGGGATTGCCCGGCGGAGTCGGTGGACGCACTTTCAGACCAGCGTGCAGCGACGCTTCTGCTACCGAGGGATCGGCTGCCGCCGGGACGCAGCACAGCCGTCAGGCCGGATCAATGCTTCCGGGGCTCCTTCTCCACCTGCCGCACCATGTTTCTCTTCGGAGGGCCGGCTTGGTCGAGAGTGAGCCACGCGGTGAGCGCAGCGTGCAGTTCGACGACGTCATCTCGGTGCAGCCTCGCACCACCGTGGCGGCTGGACAGACACACTCCATCCGCGGTAACCGAGTATCCGGAACCGGAAGGGGAATGCGCTGGTCCGGTGAGCTGTGCGCCCTTGCTGAGGAGGCGTCGCAGCTCAGCAGCGCGGGGTGTCAGGGCGGCGGGGGCCGGGCGTGGGGCGGGGACGGGGCCGCGGGGTCGGGCGGGCGCACCGATCGCGGCGTAGAAGGCGTGGATGGCGTCCTCAAGCTTCTGAGGTCGGGAGGGGGCGGCGCCGGCGAACTCACCGACCAGTTCCGGGGCGGCCGGGTCCCGGCGTTGGACTTGTTCATGGGCCAGCGGCGGTTCCTCGACCTGAAGCCGCACACATGCGGGCGGGATGAGCACCTCGTGGTAACCGCGGCCCGTGTACTTGGCATGCAGGTTCCGCAGATTCATCATGCGGGCATGTACGGGGTTCTCGCCGCTCGGCATCTGTGGCCGCGAGGCCCTGCCGAGCTGCCCGTACAGCCCGCTGGCCAGATGCAGCCGCCCGGTCTGGGTGACCAGTGCCGTGGCCTGCCGCGTGCCATTTCCCAGCCGGAACCCCACCACCATCGTCGGCATCGATCCTCCTAGCATCTCGACCAGGACCGTACCGGGTCCCCACGGGGCTGGCCTCCGCTTTGCCGAACAGGGCACCGGGGGCGCGGAGCCAGGCCCACCGTTCGATTGATGAGCCCTGACAGCTCCTTGTCGTAGCCAGCGCGAACAAGGCGAAGCATGATGGTGGCGGTACAGGCCGGAGCGGCAGGCGGATGTGTCAGTGGAGCCTGGTGCGTGAGGGCTGCGTTCTGGTACCCGGACGGCGAGAGCCAGGGAGACGCTGGCGCGGAGAGGGCGGTGTTGCGGGGTCGAGGACGACAGCGCCGGCCTCACGGGCCAGGAGACGGTGCGTGCCTTCCCAGGTACGGGTTCTGCCTCGGTCGCGGCGTTCTTCCCAGCGTTCCTGAAGACGCATGCCGGTGAAGATTGCGAAGGCGCAGAGGAGGATGGTCACGATCAGCGCGTAGATCGGCGTGTAGTGGCCGTCGAACATGGATCGGCGTTCGTCGACTTGGCGGGCGTTGATGCCGAAGAAGCCGAAGAGCAGGCTGAGGGTTCCGCTGACGGTGGTGACGAAGGTGACGGCGACGACGGTGCGCACGCGGCGGCGGTCGGCGGCGCGTCGTTCCATGCTTTCGACCGAGGTGAGTTCTGCGGCGATGGCATTGTCCAGCCGGTTGAGCATCTGCCCGATGGTAGCTGCGCGTTCGGTGACTCCTATGGCGGCGAACAGTTCCTGGTGGAAGCTCTCGACGCGTAGGGCGGGGACGAGCAGGCCGATTTCCGCGCCGGCCTCGACGCTGTAGCTGAGTTCGACTTCGAGTTGGCTCAGCCCGTCGGAGATTTCCTCCAGCGTGGTGCGTCGATCGTGTGCATTACCTTGGTCGGCCGTGCGGTGTCGGAATCGGTGCACGTAGGTGTAGGCGACGGCACGGATCTCGCGGAGGCGGGCTGCGGAGCCAACGGCTTGCACAGCGGAAAGCAGGACGCAGTTCTCGACGTAGTCCTGGTGGCCGCAGAGGAGGCTCACATACGGGCCCAGCGCGCCCACAGTGGTAGGACGCCGGTTGAGTTCGGCGGGGTAGCGGATCGAGCTATGTTCGGCGCGGTAGGGCAGGTCGGTGCGGTAGATGACGCGCTGGACGATGTCGTCGTTCGGCGCCTGATCCGGTGTGTCGAGGCTATGGAAGACCAGTTGATGCCGTTCTGGCAGAAACCCCGGAACCGTCCCGTCACCGTTCGGGCCGCAGCCGATCCGGTCCGCCGCGAGCTGTTCAAGCGGCAGGCCTGCACAGGTGACGCTGGCGTAGTACAGGTCCTCCAGCAGCGGGATGGCCTCGATGAACGTCCCGGGTACATCCAAGGTCAGGGCGACGACTACTTGGCCTGAGGGGACAAGGAAGTGCCACAGCTGCGCTGAGACCGCTTCACCGACGCACCAGCGCTGACAGGCAAGGCTGGAGCAGTCGAGCGATTCATGTCTGAGCACCCGTGGCAATTGCTGGTCGGATGTGTTGTAGTACCTCGCCAGCCGCCCCAGGTTGAGGACGTCCCCTGGACGTCCCGCGGCCTGACCAACCTTGGCAGGGTCATAGGTCCAGGGGGTCGCGTAGACGGTTGTCAGGCGCAGATTCTCCCTGGAGGCGTAGGGATCGAAAGGTAACGGGTTCTGCCCGTCAGAGAGCGTGCCAGCGCCGCTCACGGTCGTCCTTCCGTAGCGAGTCCATGCGGAGGGCGAATTCTTCCGCTGCTGGACCGGAATGGGCGTTCTGCATCAGCCAGGTGGTCATGCCCAGCTCCCGCACGGTGCGAAGCGCCTCGTATCCGTGCCAGTCGGTGACATCCCAGTCGTACGTTCGACAGAAGGCGGTGTAGTCGGTGGGCGACAGGCCGAACCTGTCGACGGCCGTAGCGGTCGGGATGAGATCCCAGGCGCGGGGGCCGATCGCGACCGCTTCGTAGTCGATGAGGAGCACCTGACCGTCGCGTGCCAGCAGATTCCCCCGGTGGGCATCTCCGTGGATCAGGCCTCCGGCATCCTCAGCCATGATGCTGCGGAAAGCCGATTCGCTGCGGTCGCACGCTTCGGCGAGGAACTCGACATCCTGCCGTTGGACTCCCTGGGCAAGCGCGAGACGGCGCCGCATGATCGGGAAGGGATCGAGTACGGGAAGAGGTAAGTCAGGGCGGGGCAACGCGTGGAGGTCACGCAGGAGGCCGGCGAGATCGACCACGCCGGGGTCGACCTGGCCCGGTGGCACATACTCCCAGAACGTAACGAGCCTGCCTTCCGCCTGGACTGGCTGCGGTAGTTCATCGCGGGTCCGGACAGCTGGGAAGTCCTGGGAAGCGAGCCAACGCGAGATCGCCAGCTCTTTGACCACCTTCCGCTTGATGTCTTCGGTAGCAGCCCGGGCCACTCGAACGACGACGCCCTCGGACGGCAGCGCGTAAATCGCGTTCTCGCCCAGCCGCAGCAGATCAACGTGCTGAGAATCCAGCCCCACTTGGCTGCATGCCGATGCCAGAGCCCGTGCTGCGCTCGCTTGCGTTAAACCCTCGCCATTCACGACAGCGTCCATCTTCCCAAGCCTCATGGTCGCAGATCTGCCCTGTCAAGGACGTTACACGGCAGGCCTCTTGACGCTGGCCTGGGCAGGTTTGTCTGGATGCTGTACGCGTTCGCCGTCAGCGAGCTTGGCGCGTAGACGGTTGGTAGCGCGCGGGATTGACCGTCAAGGTTGCCGTCGGTGCCTAGCGCGGATCGAGGTCGCAGGGCACGCTGCGACCTCCCTCACGTGTCGGCGACCGTGACCTGTACAACCACCGTGCCCATTCTCGTTCGTCTCTGCAGAAGGCGAAACTGGTTATGGGGATGTGCAGCTTCCGGGCCGTAGGGGCTCAGCGCGAGGGGCCGTTTGAATCCCCTTTGTCACCACCCGAGGGATGGCGCGCTGCAAGAGCGAACCAACTCTCATGAAGGTCACGCTTGGTCAAGGCGCTGCCGACGGCAAAAGGATTCGTCGCCTCTATGCGATCACCCAACCCGCGGAGTCCCGTTCCGAACTACTGAGCTTGGATGTGTGATGTCGGTGCCATCCAGGATCAGCTGCGCGACTGTCGCGAAGGTCCTACGCTGCGCTTCGACGGTCAAGGAGAAGGCATGGAATCCTGCGTGGAGTGCGGTGTGTCCGTGGGCCCACGATCCTGTGGCGATCTTTTCCATGCCTTGCTCGCGTTGGACCATGAACGGCAGGCACCGTGGGGGCCGCTGCACGGCGTCTCGGTCTCTTGCTTCCTGTTCCAGCACCCCAGTCGGCTTCCCGCTGACGGCGGTGCGATGGCATGGGCGCTCCTGCACGCCTATCTCGAAGGCGGCCTCAGCGAAGTGAATCGGCTTGTCGGTCGGGCTCGTCGTGGCAACTCCCATCGCGTGACGGGCATGCCTTCACGAGTCGCCTGCGAGGCAGCACTGCCGCAACGGAACGCGCCGCCGCCCCGTTTCTCTGTGACGATCGAAGATGTCGCTGTCGACGGGACGTTCCCCGCCGCAGAGTTCACGGAACGCGTCAGGGCCTGGGCCGCCGCCACAGTCGACGCGTGGAGCCGCAGCACGTGACCGGCCGTGGGCCCGTCGAGGAGGAGGAGCCCACAGCCTGCCTGGGATGCTGAACGTGACATGAGTGATGCCGGTCAGCCATCCATGGTCAGGCCGGTGCCGGTGAGGCAGCGAGGCGCGTAGTGCAGTACGTGGTTCTCGGGGAGATGGCCGTGCAGTGCACGCCGGTAGTCGCCGACGACCAGCAGGGCTTCATGGGGTTGATGCCGTTCGGCGAGGCGCCGGGTAAGCAGGCGAAGGAGCGCAGTCTTCCCGGACTCGCTCTCGCCATAGATGACCAGGAGCGGATCGGTGTCGAAGTTGACGTAGGCCGGCGCGAGCGCGGTTTCATCGAGGCCCACGGCGAATCCCAGGTCGGTGTTTCGCTTGCCTTGGGGAGGGCGTCGGCGTGCAGGCGTTCCGGAAGCATGCGCACGGGTGGGCAGATCGGGCCGGACCAGTGGGACGCGACGGCCGCGATCAGGTCGGCGGAGCGTGCAGTGCCGTCCGCGTGATCGTGCGTGGTGTGGAGGTCATTGGCCTGTCTGTGGGAGCGCGGCGGCATAGCGCAGCCCGCATAGCCGCAGCTGAGACAACCATGAATGCCGCCCATGATCCTCATGAACGGCGGTGAGCCGGGCAGGAAGAAGTACACCGCGCTACTGACCATCGCCACCATGGGCAGCAGCATCAGCACAGCGGACTCGCCCTGGCGCTCAGGCAGTACAGGAGGCGCCTTCAGCTGCACGTCGACCTTGGAATAGCAGGGAGCGCCGCACGCAGAGGGCGCTTGATGGTGATGGTTGCCAAGGTGAGTCGGCTACTGCCTCAGGTCGGGGCCGGACGCCCGCCGACTATAAGGAGATGCCGGCGGGACGACGGGACGGCGGCGTTTGACGACGACCACCGCTACTCCCGCAAGGAGCCCCAGCGCTGCCGCACCAACGACACCCCACACGACGTACGCGGACCGGCCCTTGCCGGCAGACGCATCCGGAGCTGCTGAGTCAGAAGGGGAAAGTGTCGCTGTGGACGAGGAAGCTGATGGGGCAGGCAGCGGTCCGTTCTTCAGGCCGGCCGGGATGTCCTCGGTCAGGGCACTGTATGGCCGGATGAAGCCATAGCCGTAGCGCTTGTCGGGAAGCTGGGTTCCCTTCATCGACTCGGGCAACTTGGCTGTCTTCACCAAACGATTGGCGATCTGGCCAACCGTGAGCTTCGGGAACTTCGAGCGGAGGAGCGCCGCCGCAGCCGATACGTAGGCCGTGGCATCAGAGGTTCCTGATTCGGTCTGGTACTGGTGATTCAACCCCGCCGAATAATTGTCCACCCCCGGCGCCGCGAGCAAGTTGTTCGACCCGTAGTTGGACTTTTCCCAGATCCTTCCTGACGAATCGACGGCGCCAACTGAGATCACTCCTGGCAAACTCGCAGGATAGTTCGGCTTGCCCACCCCGTCGTTCCCGGCGCCGGCGACAACCACAGCGCCCTTTTGCTGCGCATACCGCACCGACTCCTCCAGGTCTGGGGCACTGTTGGGGGAGGCCAGGGACAGGTTAATGACCGACGCGTCGTGATCGACGGCATAGCGGATGGCTTGCGCCACCCCTTTGGTGGAACCGAATTGCAGTTCGCCGTCCACATTGACTCGCAGTGGCAGGATCTTCGCGTCGGGAGCCAGACCCTTGATACCTGCGGCGTCGCGCGGTCCATGTCCATGGCCTGCGATCAAGGAGGCCATCGCAGTGCCATGGACATTGTCCGTTTCATGATCGGCCCGCCCGCCACCTGAGAGGAAATCCTTTCCGGGCAGTACGTTGCCTACGAGATCGGGGTGGGTACCGTCGACGCCGGTGTCGACGACGGCGACGGTCACCCCGCGGCCCGTGGATACCTTCTCCATCGCATCCGCATCGAATGCGGACAAGGCCCACTGGTGATCGCGAATGGAATCCGCGCCAGCCGGAGGTGCCAGCTGTACGCTGCTGACCGCGCACAGCAGCGCCGTCCCGCACGTCGCTCTCATCCATCGCTTGAACATCACGCCCCGCCGCTTCCTTCCGAACTATCCGGCTCTGCCTGATGGTTGACCAGTCCTGGCCCGTCAGGGTCACCAGCATCCTCAGAAGCCAAGTGTTTATCCACCTGCTGCAGACACCGCAACCGGCCAAGAGCCCCGTCGGGGGTCTGAGCGTCGATGTCGAGGCCCCCGACCGGGAGGACCGCAGCGAAGCAGCCAATGTGTCGCTCGGCCGGCACCAGCAGTTGGAGACGGGACCCGGCACCGCCGGCCCGTCGGCATTACCGCAGACGGTATGAGCAGCTTTGCCCAACGACCTCTTGACCAGCGGGTTCCGCTCTTCATGAGCACCACGGTTCGGTGGTCGCGTTCCCGGCCGCGATCACAATGGAGGTCTCCGGAATGCTTCCACTCCTGTTTGTCACCGCATCACTGCTTCTGCTGTTCATTCGCACCGGCCTCGTCCTAACCGCCGTGGCAAGCGTGTGCGTATGCCCGGGTGCCAGCGGCGGCGGGCGCCGGCGGCGCGTCGACCGCGCGCGGCACGCCCATGCGAGAAGGGCGACGATGACCTCGATGCGGCATCGCAAACAGAGCGCCGTCCGGGTGCGGTGGCGCTGGACCCGCGAAAACCCTGATGCGGTGGCGCGAGGCGAGACACACATGAGCGGGCTGCGACCTTACGGTCGCAGCCCGCTCATGTGTTAGCTACGTGTCCGAGGGGGGACTTGAACCATACGCACATGCCGGTGATGCGGGGTGAATTGCAATTGCCGTAACAGCGGTTTCGTGTTCTCGGCAGGCCTCGAACCTGCTCTGCCAAGTGCTTGGCACTCCAGCCGGACTTCTATATTTATCCTGGTCAACGGCCTGGCGGTAGGGGGTGTAGCAGGGGTTCGGCATGGGCGGGACGGTCCTGGGCCGGCGGTCCCGCCAACGTGTGCCCGCGTCGCATGCAGTGGCAGTGTCGGGCGCGCGCTGGTGGCGACGCCGCCAGCGGGACCAGTTCATTGTGTGGTCGCGGCGTGCAGGGTGGCGACGGGGGTGAGCTGCCTGCAGACGAGGATTTTCGGCTGGGGTGCGGTCCACGAGATCGGGGGGTGTCGGCCTCGACACCCCTTTTCGTGCTCCTGCACGGCCATCACCGCGAGGAACGTGTGGGCGAGCAGGCGAGCGTGATGTGCCGGTACCAGCCCACGTAGCGGCGGACCTCGTACTGGTCCAGGCTGCACTCGTCCTTCACGCTCTGGAAGCGCTCCTCGATTTTCCAGCGGCATCCGGGGACGCGGGCAATAGCTTCAGGGCTTCGTGACCACGGTCTTCGTCGACTGGCGAGGCACCGCCGGCTGTAGACCAACTCCGACCACGGCTCAGAGGCGGAGACACTTCCCTCGCCCGCCTGCCGGTATGAAGCATGCCTGGAGGCCAATGAGGTCACTGCCGTCGATCATGGGCGTGGCAAGGAGACCGTCCGCGTCGTACTGGTCCGTGCCCCTGGCACGCTCATGTGCGCCACCCGGAGTGGACACAGTGAGTATCTCCGACCTGCGCGACCCCCACCAGGGCCCACGCGGCACGGCACTGCTTGCTGTATACGACTTCCAGGCGTGCTCCAGTGGAGAGTTTCTGCGTGCGGAGTGTTTGTTCTCGACTGGGCATCACGCAGCCCATCTCCGTCGGTCCGAACCCTGCACACGCTTGGGCGTGGCATCCGGGAGCAGGCGGTGCGGAGGGCACAAGCTTCGTGGGGTTCTCGGTAGCCGTATGGAGCAGGGTCATCACCCCGATCGCGGCTGTGAGCCCGACTGCGCAGGTGGCGGCGAGGATCCCCCGATGCCACCGGATGCTCCGTCCGTATGCCGGACCGGGTGTGCCGTGGTCGCCCGGCCGTTCGTCGTGTGATGGCGGGGCGGCCATCATGGAGGGCGTGGGCCTGTAGGCTCGTCCGCTCCATTCCAGGTCGGCCAGTTCCCACAGCGCCACCAGACGCCAGCAGGTTCTCCGGCGGCCTTGCACAGTGCCTCGACGGCTTGACGCGGGGCGAGCTGCTTGCCGTTGAGGTAGCGCTCCCAGGATGACTTGCTGTACGCGGTGCGCTCGGCCAGCGCGGCCATACTCAAGCCCGTGCGGGCCCTGAGCTCGCGTAGCCCTTCGGCCAGCCGCGTGGCATATGGGGATCGGCCAGAAGGCGGTGCGGTGTCCCTCACTTCCGCAGTACCTGCCAGGTGTGCGGGCCCACGACTCCGTCGACGGGCAGACTGGCCTGGCTCTGTAGGCGCTTGACCGCCCGCGTGGTGTTCGGCCCGTAGGCGCCGTCCACAACGCCTGGGTCGAACCCGTGGTACCGCAGCAGGCACTGGGCCTCCACGACATCCCAAACAGGCCCGGAAAGCAGCGCAGTGCTGGTGGTGCTGTAGCCCGCATACAGCCGCCCGTCCTCGCGCTTGACCACACAGTGGTACGTCTTGCCCGCCTTGTAGGCGAAGGCCCCGCGAGAGGGGGAAGTCGAACCCCCGTGTCTCCACGGCGCGACGACCAGCAACCCGCCAAACAGCCCACCGAGTACCACAGCCACCAGGACGCCGATCAACGCCGAACGCCGCGTCCTCCGCGGCTTCGGTGGATCTGCTGTCTTCGATGCGTCAGGTTCCTGCTTCCACGCCTCCTCAGCCACTTCATGAAGCGCCAGAACCCTGTGTCGGATCGGCAACGACGACCCGCCCTAGGTGTATTGCCTTGTGAGGTTGGGGACGCGGCTGGCGGGTGGTTGGCCTTTCAGGGCGGTGTGTCCGCGGTGGTGATTGTAGGTGTGCAGCCAGCCGGGGAAGGCGTCTCGTCGTTCCTGCTCGGAGCGGTAGGGCCGGGCGTATGCCCATTCGTCGAGCAGGGTGCGGTTGAAGCGTTCAACTTTGCCGTTGGTCTGCGGCCGGTAGGGCCGGGTTCGCTTGTGGGTGATCCCGGCATCCGCCAGCGTGTCGCGCCAGTTGTGTGAGCGGTAGCAGGAGCCGTTGTCGGTCAGGACCCGCTCGACGGTGATCCCGGCCTGGGCGAAGAAGGCGTGGGCCCGTTTCCAGAAGCCGGTGGCGGTTTCCTTCTTCTCGTCGGGGTGGATCTCGCTGTAGGCCAGGCGGGAGTGGTCGTCGACGGCCGTGTGCAGGTAGCTGTAGCCGGTGCCCGAGCGGGTCTTGCGGCCGGCCTGGCGGCCGAGGACCTTGTGGCCGCC includes:
- a CDS encoding amidohydrolase family protein; this translates as MSTERLLAEITRLPLVDHHVHGALRHDADRAALEQMLTESDRPIPPWMTQFDSQIGFAVRRWCAPVLGLEPHAAPEAYLARRAELGTDEVNRRLLEASGIGHYLLETGYKGEDILGLQGMADASGRPVDEVVRLETVLEDVVRDGVTADGLPDRFRAVLAARTVTAVGLKSIIAYRHGFDFDPGRPDDREVTAAAGAWLAEYEATGTLRVSHPVLLRFALWCGVDRGLPIQLHAGYGDPDVELHRCDPLLLTRFIKNVEPHGTDLLLLHCYPFQRNAGYLAQVFPHVYFDVGLGINYTGVRSDAVIAESLELAPFAKILFSSDAWGPPELHHLGALLWRRGMAKAIAAWTESGEWDVGEALKVVRMTGHDNARRVYRLEDRT
- a CDS encoding M20 metallopeptidase family protein yields the protein MTGMTGHLAALAAALDEELPAAAALRHRLHARPCLSGAEAPTRDLVLAALPAGSATQVADTGAVLRIGGPGPAVAVRAELDALAVQEKSGAAWASAHPGLMHACGHDVHLAALTALARAVDRTGGPAPLLAVLQPREETYPSGARDIVEDGILDREQCRAVIGAHVQPLLPAGTVACTPGGVNASADEFTITVRGRSGHAAYPHLTRDPVVALAHVVVALQSLVSRGTDPMSHVVLTVGTLAAGTAANVIPGTAEARGTLRALGTDDREMLHTRLAEVAALVAQTHGCTAQTDIIRGEPVLDNDPALTAATKPLLDTLGLSAGDDLRSAGSDDFSFFCAHLPSLMLFVGTHGGTEQLHSPTFLPPDERIRDIAHAMLAGYLAAAEQLA
- a CDS encoding MaoC family dehydratase translates to MVQATDEQLLTTPIDQRYFEDYVPGSTYVFGTATVDEKQIVEFAKEYDPQFFHVDPVAAADGPFGGLIASGWQTAALMMRLFARHYLSSVASLGGPGADDLRWLRPVRPGDVLTLRVTVLEAKASNSKPDRGLVRSLAELLDPVGEPVFKATVLNLLRRRTAGH
- a CDS encoding phosphotransferase enzyme family protein; this translates as MDAVVNGEGLTQASAARALASACSQVGLDSQHVDLLRLGENAIYALPSEGVVVRVARAATEDIKRKVVKELAISRWLASQDFPAVRTRDELPQPVQAEGRLVTFWEYVPPGQVDPGVVDLAGLLRDLHALPRPDLPLPVLDPFPIMRRRLALAQGVQRQDVEFLAEACDRSESAFRSIMAEDAGGLIHGDAHRGNLLARDGQVLLIDYEAVAIGPRAWDLIPTATAVDRFGLSPTDYTAFCRTYDWDVTDWHGYEALRTVRELGMTTWLMQNAHSGPAAEEFALRMDSLRKDDRERRWHAL
- a CDS encoding DUF5946 family protein, whose product is MESCVECGVSVGPRSCGDLFHALLALDHERQAPWGPLHGVSVSCFLFQHPSRLPADGGAMAWALLHAYLEGGLSEVNRLVGRARRGNSHRVTGMPSRVACEAALPQRNAPPPRFSVTIEDVAVDGTFPAAEFTERVRAWAAATVDAWSRST
- the mycP gene encoding type VII secretion-associated serine protease mycosin; the encoded protein is MFKRWMRATCGTALLCAVSSVQLAPPAGADSIRDHQWALSAFDADAMEKVSTGRGVTVAVVDTGVDGTHPDLVGNVLPGKDFLSGGGRADHETDNVHGTAMASLIAGHGHGPRDAAGIKGLAPDAKILPLRVNVDGELQFGSTKGVAQAIRYAVDHDASVINLSLASPNSAPDLEESVRYAQQKGAVVVAGAGNDGVGKPNYPASLPGVISVGAVDSSGRIWEKSNYGSNNLLAAPGVDNYSAGLNHQYQTESGTSDATAYVSAAAALLRSKFPKLTVGQIANRLVKTAKLPESMKGTQLPDKRYGYGFIRPYSALTEDIPAGLKNGPLPAPSASSSTATLSPSDSAAPDASAGKGRSAYVVWGVVGAAALGLLAGVAVVVVKRRRPVVPPASPYSRRASGPDLRQ
- a CDS encoding DUF2690 domain-containing protein, yielding MMAAPPSHDERPGDHGTPGPAYGRSIRWHRGILAATCAVGLTAAIGVMTLLHTATENPTKLVPSAPPAPGCHAQACAGFGPTEMGCVMPSREQTLRTQKLSTGARLEVVYSKQCRAAWALVGVAQVGDTHCVHSGWRT
- a CDS encoding helix-turn-helix domain-containing protein — translated: MAALAERTAYSKSSWERYLNGKQLAPRQAVEALCKAAGEPAGVWWRCGNWPTWNGADEPTGPRPP
- a CDS encoding peptidoglycan-binding domain-containing protein encodes the protein MAVVLGGLFGGLLVVAPWRHGGSTSPSRGAFAYKAGKTYHCVVKREDGRLYAGYSTTSTALLSGPVWDVVEAQCLLRYHGFDPGVVDGAYGPNTTRAVKRLQSQASLPVDGVVGPHTWQVLRK